A genome region from Solirubrobacter pauli includes the following:
- the rpsG gene encoding 30S ribosomal protein S7, which yields MPRRAAAGRRTIDPDPVHRSKLVQQVINRVMLDGKKSTAERIVYDALAILSERTGKEPVQALEDSIKALTPVLEVRSRRVGGATYQVPVEVPAPRARTLAVRWLVEFSRNRREKSMAQRLANELLDAQSQQGGAYKRKDDIFRMAQANKAFAHYRW from the coding sequence ATGCCTCGTCGCGCCGCCGCCGGGCGCCGGACCATCGATCCGGACCCCGTTCACCGTTCCAAGCTCGTCCAGCAGGTCATCAACCGTGTGATGCTGGACGGCAAGAAGTCGACCGCCGAGCGCATCGTGTACGACGCGCTGGCGATCCTCTCGGAGCGCACGGGCAAGGAGCCGGTCCAGGCTCTGGAGGACTCGATCAAGGCCCTCACGCCGGTCCTCGAGGTTCGCTCCCGCCGCGTCGGTGGTGCGACCTACCAGGTGCCCGTCGAGGTGCCGGCCCCGCGTGCCCGCACGCTCGCCGTCCGCTGGCTGGTCGAGTTCTCGCGCAACCGTCGCGAGAAGTCGATGGCCCAGCGTCTCGCCAACGAGCTGCTGGACGCGCAGTCCCAGCAGGGCGGCGCCTACAAGCGCAAGGACGACATCTTCCGCATGGCGCAGGCCAACAAGGCCTTCGCGCACTACCGCTGGTAG
- a CDS encoding PucR family transcriptional regulator, with the protein MLPLRELLRELELEVVAGATGLDNPLRWVHISELEDPTPWLSGGELLLTTGLGLGDERQQRAYVERLAGHGLAGLGFGTGFSHAGVPEALRAAAEAQDFPVFEVPYATPFIAITERAAAQLVNEQYAVLRRALSAHERLEQVVLSERGLEGVASELGTMIGGPALILDARGEVLAARGRVDPAGVVRELRERLEAGVKRGYAPEAEDFPAGALALPVSRSGAALPEAWLVAARANGPLNELDRLTLHQAVTIVALELLRRRVVDDTERRLAGDVLSALVAGDLAGAELARRLEPFGVRERAGVLVLAPPRGVRAVAEEALARAVREEAGGGLVAPAGALLCALLPTSGDDELFALAGRLLARVEQETGATLPAGAGRCVAPGELRRGFHEARCALEARALAVGGSGSESGIATYRDLGSFQLLLSLQDDDALRLFCDSILAPIEDSEGAYGGELMRSLEAFIECNGQWERAAKALFCHRHTLRYRIRRVEELTGRSLDSARDRIDFWLALRGRELIQPER; encoded by the coding sequence GTGCTGCCCCTGCGGGAACTGCTGCGTGAGCTGGAGCTGGAGGTCGTCGCCGGTGCGACCGGCCTCGACAACCCGCTGCGCTGGGTGCACATCTCCGAGCTGGAGGACCCGACGCCGTGGCTCTCCGGCGGCGAGCTGCTGCTGACGACCGGGCTCGGCCTGGGGGATGAGCGCCAGCAGCGCGCCTACGTGGAGCGGCTCGCCGGCCACGGGCTCGCCGGGCTCGGCTTCGGCACGGGCTTCTCGCACGCCGGCGTGCCGGAGGCGCTGCGCGCGGCGGCCGAGGCGCAGGACTTCCCCGTCTTCGAGGTGCCGTACGCGACGCCGTTCATCGCCATCACCGAGCGCGCCGCGGCGCAGCTCGTGAACGAGCAGTACGCGGTGCTGCGGCGGGCGCTGTCCGCTCACGAGCGGCTCGAGCAGGTCGTGCTGTCCGAACGTGGTCTGGAGGGCGTGGCGAGCGAGCTCGGCACGATGATCGGCGGACCGGCGCTGATACTCGACGCACGGGGTGAGGTGCTCGCCGCACGCGGGCGCGTGGACCCGGCGGGCGTCGTGCGGGAGCTGCGGGAACGGCTCGAGGCGGGCGTCAAGCGCGGCTACGCGCCCGAAGCCGAGGACTTCCCGGCCGGTGCGCTCGCGCTGCCGGTGTCCCGCTCCGGCGCGGCGCTCCCGGAAGCGTGGCTGGTCGCGGCGCGCGCGAACGGGCCGCTGAACGAGCTGGACCGGCTGACGCTGCACCAGGCGGTGACGATCGTGGCGCTGGAGCTGTTGCGCCGGCGCGTCGTCGACGACACCGAGCGCCGGCTCGCCGGCGACGTGCTGAGCGCGCTCGTCGCGGGTGACCTCGCGGGCGCGGAGCTCGCGCGCCGCCTGGAGCCGTTCGGCGTGCGCGAGCGTGCCGGCGTGCTCGTGCTCGCGCCGCCGCGGGGCGTCCGCGCGGTCGCCGAGGAGGCGCTCGCGCGCGCCGTGCGCGAGGAGGCCGGCGGCGGGCTCGTGGCCCCAGCGGGCGCGTTGCTGTGCGCGCTGTTGCCGACGAGCGGCGACGACGAGCTGTTCGCCCTCGCCGGGCGGCTGCTCGCGCGGGTGGAGCAGGAGACGGGCGCGACGCTGCCCGCGGGCGCGGGGCGCTGCGTGGCGCCCGGCGAGCTGCGACGCGGGTTCCACGAGGCGCGCTGCGCGCTCGAGGCCCGCGCGCTCGCGGTCGGCGGCAGCGGCTCGGAGAGCGGGATCGCGACCTACCGCGACCTCGGCTCGTTCCAACTGCTCTTGTCGCTCCAGGACGACGACGCGCTGCGCCTGTTCTGCGACTCGATCCTCGCGCCGATCGAGGACTCCGAGGGGGCGTATGGGGGCGAGCTGATGCGGTCTCTGGAAGCCTTCATCGAGTGCAACGGCCAGTGGGAACGTGCGGCGAAGGCGCTCTTCTGTCACCGTCACACGCTGCGCTACCGGATCCGGCGCGTAGAGGAGCTGACCGGCAGGTCGCTGGACTCCGCCCGGGACCGGATCGACTTCTGGCTCGCGTTGCGCGGCCGCGAATTGATCCAACCTGAGAGGTGA
- the ald gene encoding alanine dehydrogenase yields MKVGCPTEIKTDEYRVALTPAGVRELVEHGHEVVIQAGAGEGSAITDAEYVSQGASILPDAAAVFEASDMIVKVKEPQAVEVAMLEPRHTLFTYLHLAPDPELTKGLVESGATCVAYETVEDSRGRLPLLAPMSEVAGKIATQAGAFMLEKPLGGRGILLGGVPGVAAAKVMIIGGGVVGMNAAFIALGMEATVYVYDRNIDRLRELDIAFGGRADTCYASTLDIEQRLPEVDLVIGAVLVAGAKAPYVIRRDQLALMKPSAVLVDVSIDQGGCFETSRPTTHSDPTYEVDGVLHYCVANMPGAVPITSTRALTNATMPYIVHVADAGVERAARENPGLAKGVNVVGGKVTYAPVAESTGLPYVDAFEALAA; encoded by the coding sequence ATGAAGGTCGGCTGCCCCACCGAGATCAAGACCGACGAGTACCGGGTTGCACTGACGCCCGCCGGCGTACGTGAGCTGGTAGAGCACGGCCACGAGGTCGTCATCCAGGCCGGTGCCGGCGAGGGCTCGGCGATCACCGACGCGGAGTACGTCTCGCAGGGCGCGTCGATCCTCCCGGACGCGGCCGCCGTGTTCGAGGCCTCGGACATGATCGTCAAGGTCAAGGAGCCGCAGGCGGTCGAGGTCGCGATGCTCGAGCCGCGCCACACGCTGTTCACCTACCTGCACCTCGCGCCGGACCCCGAGCTGACGAAGGGGCTCGTCGAGTCGGGCGCCACGTGCGTCGCCTACGAGACCGTCGAGGACTCGCGCGGGCGGCTGCCGTTGCTGGCGCCGATGAGCGAGGTGGCCGGCAAGATCGCCACGCAGGCGGGCGCGTTCATGCTCGAGAAGCCGCTCGGCGGCCGCGGCATCCTGCTCGGCGGCGTGCCGGGCGTCGCCGCCGCGAAGGTGATGATCATCGGCGGCGGCGTGGTCGGCATGAACGCGGCGTTCATCGCGCTCGGGATGGAGGCCACGGTCTACGTCTACGACCGCAACATCGACCGCCTGCGCGAGCTCGACATCGCCTTCGGCGGCCGCGCGGACACGTGCTACGCGTCGACGCTGGACATCGAGCAGCGGCTGCCCGAGGTCGACCTCGTGATCGGCGCGGTGCTCGTCGCGGGCGCGAAGGCGCCGTACGTCATCCGCCGCGACCAGCTCGCGCTGATGAAGCCGAGCGCGGTGCTCGTCGACGTGTCGATCGACCAGGGCGGCTGCTTCGAGACGTCGCGGCCGACGACGCACTCGGACCCCACCTACGAGGTCGACGGCGTCCTGCACTACTGCGTCGCGAACATGCCGGGCGCGGTGCCGATCACGTCCACGCGCGCGCTGACGAACGCGACGATGCCGTACATCGTCCACGTCGCCGACGCGGGCGTCGAGCGGGCGGCGCGCGAGAACCCGGGGCTGGCGAAGGGCGTCAACGTCGTCGGTGGCAAGGTCACGTACGCGCCGGTCGCGGAGTCGACGGGGCTGCCGTACGTGGACGCCTTCGAGGCGCTCGCGGCCTAG
- a CDS encoding isocitrate lyase/PEP mutase family protein — MTGFAELHVPGDPLVLPNAWDAVSGAALVAAGFKAIGTTSLGVAAAAGKRDGVGAAWEETRALALRLSRLDCHLTVDLEHGFGEHPDAVAERVAQLDGIAGVNLEDQHGDPDHHAAVIAAVKRRNPHVFVNARTDTHWLRTGDLDDAIARCTAYVRAGADGVFVPGLPLEDVAPFTDAVAAPLNVLFQPGHTVADLAARGAARISTGSLLFRAALQSAVAAAAAIRAGDDLHHAQLPSYSAVDDLAG, encoded by the coding sequence GTGACGGGGTTCGCGGAGCTGCACGTGCCCGGCGACCCGCTCGTGCTGCCGAACGCGTGGGACGCGGTGTCCGGCGCGGCGCTCGTCGCCGCCGGGTTCAAGGCGATCGGGACGACCAGCCTCGGGGTTGCCGCGGCCGCCGGCAAGCGGGACGGGGTCGGGGCCGCGTGGGAGGAGACGCGCGCGCTCGCCCTCAGGCTGAGCCGGCTCGACTGCCACCTGACCGTCGACCTCGAGCACGGGTTCGGCGAGCATCCCGACGCCGTGGCCGAGCGGGTCGCGCAGCTCGACGGGATCGCCGGCGTCAACCTCGAGGACCAGCACGGCGACCCCGACCACCACGCGGCCGTGATCGCCGCGGTCAAGCGGCGCAACCCGCACGTGTTCGTCAACGCGCGCACGGACACGCACTGGCTGCGCACCGGCGACCTCGACGACGCGATCGCCCGGTGCACCGCGTACGTCCGCGCGGGCGCCGACGGCGTGTTCGTCCCGGGCCTCCCGCTCGAGGACGTCGCGCCGTTCACCGACGCGGTCGCGGCACCGCTGAACGTGCTCTTCCAGCCGGGCCACACGGTCGCCGACCTCGCCGCCCGCGGCGCCGCGCGGATCAGCACCGGCTCGCTACTGTTCCGGGCAGCTCTGCAGAGCGCCGTCGCCGCGGCGGCCGCGATCCGGGCCGGCGACGACCTGCACCACGCGCAGCTCCCGTCCTACAGCGCAGTGGACGACCTGGCCGGTTAA
- a CDS encoding MMPL family transporter, which translates to MSSNVHSAGLLARVTRRCAAASARRPKTIVLLWILLVAGFVTAGAMTGTKALTGADAGVGESAKADRILAEAGLQGPAVETVLLRADDAAKTATAARDLTKRAQALPEVASARADLERDKGRTRLVQVTLRGDPADAADHVDGLVKAVDELQATHPDVTVQAAGPGTTDKAIGEVVTRDLRTAELISLPITLIILFLAFGALVAAAVPLMLGLTSVIAAMGGMGVLSQIAPMDEATSSLVVLLGLAVGVDYSLFYIRREREERKAGRDEDAALNATAATVGRAIVVSGVTVIAGLAGLLLTGLTIFSSMALATMLVVAIAVVGSLTVLPAVLALLGDRINKGRLPFMPRTGGKSRVWTALANVVTRRPRTSLAIAAAALVALAAPVLNLHTSGTIPSLPEDEPSMVAARDIERAFPGAPGSASLVVTGPKQDLEQIAETAQQITGGNGDASITEGKGASLVTVPMPDRSDDRAGQIVEELRAELPDSVLVTGDAASSLDFADRLRTTTPLVIAFVLGLALILLLASFRSLPLALAIIGLNLLSVGAAYGVLTAVFQNTWAEGLLGFTSHGAIVDWVPLNTFVILFGLSMDYTILVLERIREARREGRDPRAAAAEGVSATAGAITSAAVVMVAIFAIFPTLPLIEMKMIGLGLAIGVLVDATLVRGIALPAAVALLGERGVKAPATARALRDRQGRRFAPATDRAGR; encoded by the coding sequence ATGTCCTCCAACGTTCATTCCGCGGGCCTGCTGGCGCGCGTCACACGACGGTGCGCGGCCGCTTCGGCGCGGCGCCCGAAGACCATCGTCCTGCTGTGGATACTGCTCGTCGCGGGGTTCGTCACCGCCGGGGCGATGACCGGGACGAAGGCGCTGACCGGGGCGGACGCCGGCGTCGGCGAGTCCGCCAAGGCCGATCGCATCCTCGCCGAGGCGGGCCTGCAGGGGCCGGCGGTCGAGACGGTGCTGCTGCGCGCTGATGATGCCGCGAAGACCGCGACGGCCGCGCGCGACCTCACCAAGCGGGCGCAGGCGCTGCCCGAGGTCGCCTCGGCTCGTGCTGATCTCGAGCGCGACAAGGGCCGCACGCGGCTGGTGCAGGTCACGTTGCGCGGGGATCCGGCGGACGCCGCCGACCACGTCGACGGGCTGGTCAAGGCCGTCGACGAGCTGCAGGCCACGCACCCGGACGTCACGGTCCAGGCGGCCGGGCCCGGGACGACCGACAAGGCGATCGGCGAGGTCGTCACGCGCGACCTGCGCACGGCCGAGCTGATCTCGCTGCCGATCACGCTGATCATCCTGTTCCTGGCGTTCGGCGCGCTGGTCGCCGCGGCCGTGCCGCTGATGCTCGGCCTCACGTCGGTGATCGCCGCGATGGGCGGCATGGGCGTGCTCTCGCAGATCGCGCCGATGGACGAGGCCACGTCCTCGCTGGTGGTCCTGCTGGGCCTGGCGGTCGGCGTCGACTACTCGCTCTTCTACATCCGCCGCGAGCGCGAGGAGCGCAAGGCCGGCCGGGACGAGGACGCCGCGCTCAACGCCACCGCCGCGACCGTCGGCCGCGCGATCGTCGTGTCCGGCGTCACGGTCATCGCGGGCCTCGCCGGGTTGCTGCTGACGGGCCTGACGATCTTCTCGAGCATGGCGCTCGCGACGATGCTCGTGGTCGCGATCGCGGTCGTCGGCTCGCTCACGGTCCTGCCGGCGGTGCTGGCGCTGCTCGGCGACCGCATCAACAAGGGCCGCCTGCCGTTCATGCCGCGCACCGGCGGCAAGAGCCGCGTGTGGACCGCGCTCGCGAACGTGGTCACGCGCCGCCCCCGCACGTCGCTGGCGATCGCCGCGGCCGCGCTCGTCGCCCTCGCCGCGCCGGTCCTGAACCTGCACACCAGCGGCACCATCCCGAGCCTTCCGGAGGACGAGCCGTCGATGGTCGCCGCGCGCGACATCGAGCGGGCCTTCCCGGGCGCGCCCGGCTCGGCGAGCCTCGTCGTCACCGGCCCGAAGCAGGACCTCGAGCAGATCGCCGAGACCGCGCAGCAGATCACGGGCGGCAACGGCGACGCGTCCATCACCGAGGGCAAGGGCGCGAGCCTCGTCACGGTCCCGATGCCCGACCGCAGCGACGACCGTGCCGGCCAGATCGTCGAGGAGCTCCGCGCCGAGCTGCCCGACAGCGTGCTGGTCACCGGCGACGCCGCCTCCAGCCTCGACTTCGCCGACCGCCTGCGCACGACCACGCCGCTGGTGATCGCGTTCGTGCTCGGCCTGGCGCTGATCCTGCTGCTCGCGAGCTTCCGCTCCCTTCCGCTCGCGCTCGCGATCATCGGCCTGAACCTGCTGAGCGTCGGCGCGGCCTACGGCGTCCTCACGGCGGTCTTCCAGAACACGTGGGCGGAGGGCCTGCTCGGCTTCACGTCCCACGGCGCGATCGTCGACTGGGTCCCGCTGAACACGTTCGTGATCCTGTTCGGGCTCTCGATGGACTACACGATCCTCGTGCTCGAGCGCATCCGCGAGGCGCGCCGCGAGGGCCGCGACCCCCGCGCCGCGGCGGCCGAGGGCGTCTCGGCGACGGCGGGCGCGATCACGAGCGCGGCGGTCGTGATGGTCGCGATCTTCGCGATCTTCCCGACGCTCCCGCTGATCGAGATGAAGATGATCGGCCTCGGCCTGGCGATCGGCGTGCTCGTCGACGCGACGCTGGTCCGCGGGATCGCGCTCCCCGCCGCGGTCGCCCTGCTCGGCGAGCGCGGCGTCAAGGCCCCGGCTACAGCACGCGCGCTACGCGACCGTCAGGGTCGACGGTTCGCACCTGCAACCGACCGCGCGGGACGCTGA
- a CDS encoding phytoene desaturase family protein codes for MYDAVIVGGGHNGLVAATLLARAGRSVVVLERRDHVGGAAVSERPWAGVDARLSRYSYLVSLMPEALRAQMGLRTEMRRRSVSSYSPREDGTGLLVRVGEPPGPSWAAFEALTGRVAESVFPTLTEPLPSRADLRARVGDDAAWEALFERPLDGLLRRFFEDDFERGIIATDALIGTFAELDEPSLRQNRCFVYHVIGNGTGHWDVPVGGMGALTSELAELATAAGAEVRLECEVTGIDPGGEVRFDGGSVRGEWVLANVAPAVLARLLGEPPPDEPAPEGAQLKLNMLLQRLPRLLDASVDPREAFAGTFHVNESAAQLAEAYASAARGEVPSLPPCEIYCHSLTDPTILGPELQASGAQTLTCFGLHMPARLFAQDHDRVKAEAVAATLRSLNRVLAEPIEDCLYVAPDGEPCLEARTPVELEEELGLPGGNIFHRDLAWPFAEDDAEVGTWGVETPWERVLVCGAGARRGGGVSGIPGHNAAMKVLSAGS; via the coding sequence GTGTACGACGCCGTCATCGTCGGCGGCGGCCACAACGGGCTGGTGGCGGCGACGCTGCTGGCCCGGGCCGGGCGGTCCGTGGTCGTGCTCGAGCGGCGCGACCACGTGGGCGGCGCGGCGGTCTCCGAGCGCCCGTGGGCGGGGGTGGACGCGCGGTTGTCGCGCTACTCGTACCTCGTGTCGCTGATGCCGGAGGCGCTGCGCGCGCAGATGGGGCTGCGCACGGAGATGCGGCGGCGCTCGGTCTCCTCGTACTCGCCGCGCGAGGACGGCACCGGGCTGCTCGTGCGGGTCGGCGAGCCACCCGGGCCGAGCTGGGCGGCGTTCGAGGCGCTGACGGGGCGGGTCGCCGAGTCGGTGTTCCCGACCCTGACCGAGCCGCTGCCCTCGCGCGCGGACCTCCGCGCGCGCGTGGGTGACGACGCGGCGTGGGAGGCGCTGTTCGAGCGCCCGCTGGACGGGCTGCTGCGCCGCTTCTTCGAGGACGACTTCGAGCGCGGGATCATCGCGACCGACGCGCTGATCGGCACGTTCGCGGAGCTCGACGAGCCGTCGCTGCGGCAGAACCGCTGCTTCGTCTACCACGTGATCGGCAACGGCACCGGGCACTGGGACGTGCCCGTCGGCGGGATGGGCGCGCTGACGTCCGAGCTCGCGGAGCTGGCGACGGCGGCCGGCGCGGAGGTGCGGCTCGAATGCGAGGTGACCGGGATCGATCCCGGCGGCGAGGTGCGCTTCGACGGCGGATCGGTGCGGGGGGAGTGGGTGCTGGCGAACGTGGCGCCCGCGGTGCTCGCGCGGCTGCTGGGTGAGCCGCCGCCGGACGAGCCGGCGCCGGAGGGCGCGCAGCTGAAGCTCAACATGCTGCTGCAGCGGCTTCCGCGGCTGCTGGACGCGTCGGTCGACCCGCGCGAGGCGTTCGCGGGGACGTTTCACGTCAACGAGTCGGCCGCGCAGCTGGCGGAGGCGTACGCGAGCGCGGCGCGCGGCGAGGTGCCGTCGCTGCCGCCGTGCGAGATCTACTGCCACTCGTTGACGGACCCGACGATCCTGGGCCCCGAGCTGCAGGCGTCGGGCGCGCAGACGCTGACGTGCTTCGGGCTGCACATGCCGGCGCGGCTGTTCGCGCAGGACCATGACCGGGTCAAGGCGGAGGCGGTCGCGGCGACGCTGCGGTCGCTCAACCGCGTCCTCGCCGAGCCGATCGAGGACTGCCTCTACGTCGCGCCCGACGGCGAGCCGTGCCTGGAGGCCAGGACGCCCGTCGAGCTCGAGGAGGAGCTGGGGCTGCCGGGCGGGAACATCTTCCACCGGGACCTCGCGTGGCCGTTCGCCGAGGACGACGCGGAAGTCGGCACATGGGGCGTCGAGACCCCGTGGGAGCGCGTGCTGGTCTGCGGCGCGGGCGCGCGAAGAGGGGGTGGCGTGAGCGGCATTCCTGGGCATAATGCGGCCATGAAGGTCCTCTCAGCGGGGTCCTGA
- the rpsL gene encoding 30S ribosomal protein S12, whose protein sequence is MPTTSQLVRKGRNPKTKKLATPGLKSGKGRKKKVAAPQRRGVCTRVYTTTPKKPNSALRKVARVRLTNSMEVTVYIPGEGHNLQEHSVVLVRGGRVKDLPGVRYKVVRGTLDAAGVSDRKKARSQYGVKAK, encoded by the coding sequence ATGCCGACGACGTCCCAGCTGGTCCGGAAGGGCCGCAACCCTAAGACGAAGAAGCTCGCTACCCCTGGCTTGAAGTCCGGTAAGGGCCGCAAGAAGAAGGTGGCCGCTCCCCAGCGTCGCGGGGTCTGCACGCGCGTCTACACCACCACGCCCAAGAAGCCGAACTCGGCTCTGCGCAAGGTGGCTCGTGTGCGCCTGACGAACTCGATGGAAGTCACGGTCTACATCCCCGGCGAGGGTCACAACCTGCAGGAGCACTCCGTCGTGCTCGTGCGTGGTGGCCGCGTCAAGGACCTTCCGGGCGTCCGGTACAAGGTCGTCCGCGGCACGCTCGATGCCGCCGGCGTCTCTGACCGCAAGAAGGCCCGTTCCCAGTACGGAGTGAAAGCCAAGTAA
- a CDS encoding ArsR/SmtB family transcription factor, with the protein MSELADVAALLADRTRARILEELLGGPPLPAGALAVRVGVAPSTVSGHLAKLEAAGLIVVRQRGRRREAELARPEVAEALEALSRLAPGVARPIGLRAVNGHAALREARSCYDHLAGRTGVALADDLVARGALVLRDGAFTVGDGAHFSRAFAIDLDALGGRRVLVRACPDWTERRPHVAGALGAALLDVALARDWVRRRDDGRALNVTAAGRCALLCG; encoded by the coding sequence ATGTCCGAGCTCGCCGACGTCGCCGCGCTGCTCGCCGACCGCACGCGGGCGCGGATCCTCGAGGAGCTGCTCGGCGGGCCGCCGCTCCCCGCCGGGGCGTTGGCGGTGCGGGTGGGTGTGGCGCCGTCGACGGTCAGCGGCCACCTCGCGAAGCTCGAGGCGGCCGGGCTGATCGTCGTGCGCCAACGTGGGCGCCGGCGTGAGGCGGAGCTCGCGCGCCCCGAGGTCGCCGAGGCGCTCGAGGCGTTGTCGCGGCTCGCGCCTGGTGTCGCGCGGCCGATCGGCCTCCGCGCCGTGAACGGGCACGCCGCGTTGCGCGAGGCCCGCTCGTGCTACGACCATCTCGCCGGCCGCACGGGCGTCGCGCTCGCGGACGACCTCGTCGCGCGCGGCGCGCTCGTCCTCCGGGACGGCGCGTTCACGGTGGGCGACGGGGCCCACTTCTCGCGCGCGTTCGCGATCGACCTCGACGCGCTCGGCGGCCGCCGCGTGCTGGTGCGCGCGTGTCCCGACTGGACCGAACGCCGCCCGCACGTGGCGGGGGCGCTGGGCGCGGCGCTGCTCGACGTCGCGCTGGCGCGGGACTGGGTGCGGCGGCGGGATGACGGGCGGGCGCTGAACGTCACGGCCGCGGGGCGCTGTGCGCTCTTGTGCGGCTGA